In Flavobacteriales bacterium, the following proteins share a genomic window:
- a CDS encoding glycosyltransferase, protein MSSIRVSLIVCTYNREQYIGRAIDNVANQNADKNSYELVLVNNQSTDSTDVICQEKIAAFPGLKVQYIIETSQGLSYARNRGFKESKGDILVYLDDDAFAAPDFVSSILSFYDSHPQIVASGGKTIPVFEAGKPAWMSHFLMPLVAAMDLGEQAQPFQLRQYPIGANMAVRKSILEKVGAFDVNLGRKGKNLQGGEEKDLFNRIREAGFQPWYLPTTVVEHIIPESRMKVDYIRRQARGIGFSERVRTKSLGWHAFLFKAMAEKLKWIATLFLFLGYFFTLQPLKAVFLIRFRWWVSQGLFFAKE, encoded by the coding sequence ATGAGCAGCATTCGTGTTTCGTTGATCGTTTGTACCTATAATCGCGAACAGTATATTGGTCGCGCCATCGATAACGTTGCAAATCAGAATGCAGATAAAAACAGTTATGAATTGGTCTTGGTCAATAATCAATCCACCGATTCAACCGATGTCATTTGTCAAGAAAAAATCGCCGCATTTCCCGGTTTAAAAGTTCAATACATCATTGAAACTTCTCAGGGATTATCCTATGCCCGTAACAGAGGATTTAAGGAGTCGAAAGGCGATATTCTGGTGTATCTGGATGATGATGCGTTTGCGGCTCCTGATTTCGTTTCTTCCATTCTTTCTTTTTATGATTCACATCCACAAATAGTGGCCAGCGGTGGAAAAACCATTCCGGTTTTTGAAGCAGGAAAACCGGCGTGGATGTCGCACTTTCTAATGCCGCTTGTTGCAGCGATGGATTTAGGAGAACAAGCCCAACCTTTTCAATTGCGTCAATATCCCATAGGAGCCAATATGGCCGTGCGGAAATCCATATTGGAAAAAGTAGGAGCCTTTGATGTAAATCTGGGAAGAAAAGGGAAAAATCTTCAAGGGGGAGAAGAAAAAGATCTATTTAACCGGATTCGTGAAGCCGGATTTCAACCCTGGTATTTGCCAACTACGGTGGTGGAGCATATCATTCCCGAATCGCGCATGAAAGTGGATTATATCCGCCGCCAGGCAAGAGGAATCGGATTTTCGGAACGAGTACGAACAAAATCATTGGGATGGCATGCATTTCTCTTTAAAGCAATGGCTGAAAAATTGAAATGGATCGCAACATTGTTTTTGTTTTTGGGCTATTTCTTCACGCTTCAACCGCTAAAAGCAGTATTTTTAATTCGCTTTCGCTGGTGGGTATCACAGGGATTATTTTTCGCTAAGGAATAA
- a CDS encoding YfhO family protein, giving the protein MKNIDFKKFLPYLAALVVFVALTLSYFSPITKGYELRQADVINYKGMAKEIHDYRKTYGDEPLWTNSMFGGMPAYQIDVYNNTNLLHEVDRALQLWFPGVVGYFLLLFLGFYILMLCMKVDPWLAIIGAVAYAFSSYFIIIVEAGHNTKVHALAYAPAVLGGFIMLLRGNMWLGAAIFTLFFGLELQSNHVQITYYLFILLLIVGIGELVNTIVEKKNLMQFFTRSGFLVIGAALGIMASSSNLWNTYEYGKDTTRGPSELTISGDGIISQADQGLDKAYITDWSYGIAESWSFVFPSANGPSSGFIGNEEAFAKTKAISSGNKGLIRSLAEQGAPINSYWGNQPFTSGPTYMGALVVFLFVLSFVFVKDKLKWAILAASVLALFLGWGRNFMGFTEFFIDHFPGYNKFRSVSMIITMIELTMPFMAILFIKELIEDKDRFVREKKKFLIAAGSVFGVLLLVVAVPSSFISFLSENDMRLFGSPMAMQLGDLQEELVAYRMELFRGDAFRSLGIILLGFALIYFYIYNNLPKSVMLIGIGVIITADLYSFDRRYLNDEKQGSEYISWQKAGEYPYMPSNGDISILNQEVTNNPELMKKIQTEMQSVQAEKGKDLQVAQMIEGAFPALNFNSNYRVLGVGDPFNSSAISYFHKSVGGYHGAKLKRYQELIEFGIRREHNMCYGLLNQMLKNNVPVEQLSTIMPSTGIFERTHLLNMLNTKYIVLNPGIPAAVNPKAKGPAWFASNVRFVNDANEEVMAVSNVVPAETLQVVHEGKQVDSVAFKITNFAIEDSVIADVRFKDKVKFSNVVLDSNASVQLESYLPNHLVYKTKNSQDGFVVFSEIYYDKGWKATIDGQPADYVRVNYILRGMDVPKGDHVIEFTFEPDNFKSMKKINLAGNLMLLIAVALFGYMEFRRSRKTAA; this is encoded by the coding sequence ATGAAAAACATCGATTTTAAAAAGTTTTTGCCTTATCTGGCTGCCCTTGTGGTATTTGTAGCTCTTACGCTAAGCTATTTTTCTCCGATTACAAAGGGCTATGAGCTGCGTCAGGCCGACGTCATCAATTACAAGGGAATGGCCAAGGAGATCCATGATTACCGGAAAACGTATGGTGATGAGCCTTTATGGACCAATTCCATGTTTGGTGGTATGCCGGCCTATCAGATTGATGTTTATAATAACACCAATTTGCTGCATGAGGTTGACCGGGCACTTCAATTATGGTTTCCGGGAGTAGTTGGTTATTTTCTATTGCTGTTTTTAGGATTTTACATTCTCATGTTATGCATGAAAGTGGATCCATGGCTGGCCATTATTGGGGCCGTTGCTTATGCATTTTCATCCTACTTCATCATTATTGTTGAAGCAGGACACAATACCAAGGTTCACGCATTGGCTTATGCCCCTGCCGTATTGGGTGGATTCATAATGCTCCTGCGTGGAAACATGTGGCTGGGTGCTGCAATTTTTACCTTGTTTTTTGGATTGGAATTGCAGTCGAATCACGTTCAAATCACTTACTATCTGTTTATTCTTTTACTCATCGTTGGAATTGGAGAACTCGTAAATACCATAGTCGAAAAGAAAAACCTGATGCAATTTTTTACGCGGAGTGGATTTTTAGTCATCGGCGCTGCATTGGGAATTATGGCTTCCTCTTCCAATTTGTGGAATACCTACGAATATGGAAAAGATACAACGCGTGGTCCTTCCGAGCTCACCATAAGTGGTGATGGAATTATTTCACAGGCCGATCAGGGATTGGATAAAGCGTATATCACCGATTGGAGTTATGGTATTGCCGAATCCTGGTCTTTTGTTTTCCCAAGTGCAAATGGTCCCTCTTCCGGTTTCATAGGAAATGAAGAGGCTTTTGCAAAAACGAAAGCGATCAGTAGCGGTAATAAAGGATTGATCCGCTCATTGGCCGAACAAGGCGCTCCGATTAATTCTTATTGGGGAAATCAGCCCTTTACCAGTGGTCCCACCTACATGGGTGCATTAGTGGTTTTCCTTTTTGTTCTCAGTTTTGTGTTTGTTAAGGATAAACTAAAATGGGCCATTCTCGCTGCCTCTGTTTTGGCCTTATTCCTTGGTTGGGGTAGAAACTTTATGGGCTTCACCGAATTCTTTATCGACCACTTCCCGGGTTACAATAAATTCAGATCGGTTTCGATGATCATTACGATGATTGAACTGACCATGCCTTTCATGGCTATTTTATTCATTAAGGAATTGATTGAAGATAAAGATCGGTTTGTGCGCGAAAAGAAGAAATTTCTCATTGCTGCCGGAAGTGTTTTCGGTGTTTTATTATTGGTAGTAGCTGTTCCATCTTCATTTATTTCCTTCCTGAGTGAAAATGATATGCGCTTATTCGGCTCACCTATGGCGATGCAATTAGGCGATTTACAGGAGGAGCTGGTGGCCTACCGTATGGAATTATTCCGTGGAGATGCATTTCGTTCGCTTGGAATTATTTTGTTAGGATTTGCCCTGATCTATTTTTACATCTACAATAATCTGCCGAAGTCGGTGATGTTAATTGGTATAGGTGTAATTATTACTGCCGATTTATATTCGTTTGATCGTCGTTATCTGAACGATGAAAAACAAGGTTCGGAATACATTTCCTGGCAAAAGGCAGGTGAGTATCCTTATATGCCTTCCAATGGTGACATTTCTATTTTAAATCAGGAAGTGACCAACAATCCTGAGCTGATGAAAAAAATTCAGACTGAAATGCAATCGGTGCAGGCTGAAAAAGGAAAAGATTTGCAGGTAGCACAAATGATTGAAGGTGCATTTCCGGCTTTGAATTTCAATTCGAATTACCGTGTATTGGGTGTGGGAGATCCGTTTAATTCTTCTGCCATTTCTTATTTCCATAAATCGGTTGGCGGCTATCACGGTGCAAAATTAAAGCGCTATCAGGAACTGATTGAATTCGGTATTCGCCGCGAACACAATATGTGTTATGGATTGCTGAATCAAATGCTGAAGAACAATGTACCGGTTGAGCAATTGTCCACCATTATGCCAAGCACCGGAATTTTTGAGCGCACGCATTTGCTCAATATGCTCAATACAAAATACATCGTTTTAAATCCGGGTATTCCCGCAGCAGTCAATCCGAAAGCGAAAGGACCAGCCTGGTTTGCTTCGAATGTGCGTTTTGTAAATGATGCCAATGAAGAAGTGATGGCGGTATCCAATGTTGTGCCGGCAGAAACATTACAGGTTGTACACGAAGGGAAACAGGTGGATTCGGTTGCATTTAAAATCACCAATTTTGCGATTGAAGATTCGGTGATCGCGGATGTGCGGTTTAAGGATAAAGTCAAATTCAGTAATGTGGTGCTTGATTCCAACGCATCGGTTCAATTGGAATCGTATTTGCCGAATCACCTGGTGTATAAAACCAAAAATTCGCAGGATGGATTTGTGGTCTTCTCCGAGATTTATTACGACAAAGGCTGGAAAGCAACCATTGATGGTCAGCCTGCCGATTATGTTCGTGTAAATTATATTCTTCGCGGAATGGATGTTCCTAAAGGCGATCACGTGATTGAATTCACCTTTGAGCCGGATAACTTTAAATCCATGAAGAAAATAAATCTTGCAGGTAATCTGATGTTATTGATTGCAGTTGCATTATTTGGTTACATGGAATTCCGACGTTCGCGTAAAACAGCAGCTTAA
- a CDS encoding DUF4834 family protein, whose protein sequence is MGKVNIIEALVILIAIMWLLGYFRRLSASANKTQNPATGQNRGQQVGGQHKPSKPGKYGDDNSEYIDYEEVKD, encoded by the coding sequence ATGGGGAAAGTCAACATCATTGAAGCACTGGTTATTTTGATTGCCATTATGTGGCTTCTTGGCTATTTCCGACGTTTATCTGCATCAGCCAATAAAACACAAAACCCAGCTACCGGGCAAAACCGCGGACAACAAGTCGGGGGGCAGCACAAGCCCTCTAAACCGGGAAAATACGGTGATGATAATTCCGAATACATCGATTACGAGGAAGTCAAGGATTAA
- the carB gene encoding carbamoyl-phosphate synthase large subunit, translating into MPKDQSIKSVLIIGSGPIIIGQACEFDYSGSQAARSLREEGIEVTLINSNPATIMTDKVVADNVYLKPLEPESIEYILQQHKIDAVLPTMGGQTGLNLCMKCEELGIWEKYNVRLIGVDIKAIEITEDREKFRQLMNQIGIGQAPSFIAKSFLEGKEIAQKIGFPLVIRPSFTLGGTGASFVHKAEDFDRLLTRGLHASPIHEVLIDKAVIGWKEFELELLRDKNDNVAIICSIENFDPMGIHTGDSITVAPAMTLSDKTYQKMRTMAIKMMRSIGNFAGGCNVQFAVSDDVNEDIIAIEINPRVSRSSALASKATGYPIAKIASKLAIGYTLDELSNQITKTTSAYFEPTLDYVIVKIPRWNFDKFQGADRELGLQMKSVGEVMGIGRSFQEALQKACQSLEIRRNGLGADGKELTNQDQILQSLEHPSWNRLFHIYDAIKLGIPFKTIKEKTKIDEWFLRQIEELVMMEKEIEKYTIQTIPHELLFEAKQKGYADRQLGHLLRCLESEVFNRRQDSGIRRVYKLVDTCAAEFPAQTPYYYSTFEQENESVVSDKKKIVVLGSGPNRIGQGIEFDYSCVHGVLAARECGFETIMINCNPETVSTDFDTADKLYFEPVFWEHIYEIILHEKPEGVIVQLGGQTALKLAEKLNRYGIKIIGTSFEALDLAEDRGSFSTLLKENNIPYPKFGVVESAEQAIELSKELGFPLLVRPSYVLGGQKMKIVINENELEKHVVDILRDMPENKILLDHFLSGAIEAEADAICDGENVHIIGVMQHIEPAGIHSGDSYAVLPPYNLGDLVMQQIEDHTRKIAVALRTVGLINIQFAIKDEIVYIIEANPRASRTVPFIAKAYDEPYVNYATKVMLGVNKVTDFKFNPRKQGYAIKIPVFSFEKFPNVNKELGPEMKSTGEAIRFIDDLKDPYFRQIYSERNLYLSR; encoded by the coding sequence ATGCCTAAGGACCAAAGCATTAAATCCGTCCTGATCATCGGATCGGGACCCATCATCATCGGACAGGCCTGCGAATTTGATTATTCCGGCTCACAGGCAGCCCGTTCACTACGTGAAGAAGGTATAGAAGTCACACTCATTAACAGCAATCCGGCTACGATTATGACGGATAAGGTGGTTGCGGATAATGTATATCTGAAACCCCTGGAACCGGAGTCCATCGAGTACATTTTGCAACAACATAAGATTGATGCGGTGCTGCCAACGATGGGCGGACAAACCGGTTTGAATCTTTGTATGAAATGTGAAGAGCTGGGAATTTGGGAAAAATACAATGTCCGGTTGATTGGTGTCGACATTAAAGCCATTGAAATCACGGAAGACCGTGAGAAGTTTCGCCAGTTGATGAACCAGATCGGAATTGGCCAGGCCCCTTCATTTATTGCTAAATCATTCCTTGAAGGAAAAGAAATTGCGCAGAAAATCGGATTTCCATTGGTAATTCGGCCCTCTTTCACCCTGGGTGGAACAGGTGCTTCTTTTGTTCATAAAGCGGAAGATTTCGATCGTTTGCTTACCCGTGGATTGCATGCTTCACCCATTCACGAAGTGTTGATTGATAAAGCAGTGATTGGCTGGAAAGAATTTGAGTTGGAGTTGTTGCGCGATAAAAATGATAATGTAGCCATCATTTGTTCCATCGAGAATTTTGATCCGATGGGTATTCACACCGGTGATTCCATTACTGTGGCACCTGCAATGACGCTTTCGGATAAGACCTATCAGAAAATGCGTACCATGGCCATCAAGATGATGCGTTCCATCGGGAATTTTGCAGGAGGTTGTAATGTGCAGTTTGCGGTGAGTGATGATGTGAATGAGGATATTATTGCCATTGAAATTAATCCCCGTGTTTCGCGCTCTTCTGCACTTGCATCGAAAGCAACCGGTTATCCCATTGCAAAAATCGCATCGAAATTAGCGATTGGTTATACACTGGATGAGTTGAGCAACCAGATTACAAAAACAACTTCTGCCTATTTTGAACCAACACTCGATTATGTAATCGTAAAAATTCCACGCTGGAATTTCGATAAGTTTCAGGGTGCAGATCGTGAACTCGGTTTGCAAATGAAATCGGTAGGTGAGGTAATGGGAATCGGAAGATCATTCCAGGAAGCCTTACAAAAAGCATGTCAATCACTCGAGATTCGTCGCAACGGACTAGGTGCTGACGGAAAAGAGCTAACGAATCAAGATCAAATATTGCAAAGTTTAGAGCATCCAAGCTGGAACCGTTTGTTCCATATTTACGATGCCATTAAACTTGGAATTCCATTTAAAACCATCAAGGAGAAAACCAAAATCGATGAATGGTTCCTTCGCCAGATTGAAGAATTGGTGATGATGGAAAAGGAAATTGAAAAATATACTATTCAAACCATTCCTCACGAATTACTTTTCGAAGCCAAGCAAAAAGGATATGCAGATCGTCAATTAGGACATCTCCTCCGTTGCCTGGAAAGTGAAGTGTTTAACCGTCGCCAGGATTCAGGTATTCGTCGCGTATACAAACTGGTGGACACCTGTGCCGCCGAATTCCCAGCGCAAACGCCGTATTATTATTCTACCTTCGAACAGGAAAATGAATCGGTGGTGAGCGATAAAAAGAAAATTGTAGTGTTAGGTTCAGGTCCCAACCGAATCGGACAAGGGATTGAGTTTGATTATTCCTGCGTACATGGCGTGTTAGCCGCGCGCGAATGTGGCTTTGAAACCATTATGATCAATTGCAATCCGGAAACGGTTTCTACCGATTTCGATACGGCAGATAAACTTTATTTTGAACCTGTTTTCTGGGAGCATATTTATGAAATCATTTTGCATGAAAAACCGGAAGGTGTTATTGTGCAATTGGGCGGACAAACCGCGCTGAAACTAGCCGAAAAACTGAATCGCTACGGAATTAAAATTATCGGTACGTCGTTTGAAGCACTGGATTTAGCTGAAGACCGTGGTAGTTTCTCTACGCTTTTGAAAGAAAATAATATTCCCTATCCGAAATTCGGAGTGGTGGAGTCGGCCGAACAAGCCATAGAACTTTCCAAGGAACTTGGATTTCCATTATTGGTTCGTCCGAGTTATGTATTGGGCGGACAAAAAATGAAAATTGTAATCAACGAGAACGAACTCGAAAAGCATGTGGTGGATATTTTACGCGATATGCCGGAGAATAAAATCTTGTTGGATCATTTCCTTTCCGGTGCTATCGAAGCTGAAGCAGATGCAATTTGCGACGGAGAAAACGTACACATTATCGGTGTAATGCAACACATCGAACCTGCCGGTATTCACTCCGGTGATTCGTATGCGGTATTGCCTCCGTATAATCTGGGCGATTTAGTAATGCAGCAAATTGAGGATCATACCCGAAAAATTGCGGTTGCATTGCGCACGGTTGGATTAATTAATATTCAGTTTGCAATAAAAGATGAAATCGTTTACATCATCGAAGCTAATCCACGTGCTTCACGTACGGTGCCTTTCATTGCAAAAGCTTATGACGAACCTTATGTCAACTACGCCACCAAGGTGATGCTGGGTGTAAATAAGGTAACAGACTTTAAATTCAATCCGCGTAAGCAAGGATATGCCATTAAAATTCCGGTGTTCTCCTTCGAGAAATTCCCGAACGTGAACAAGGAATTAGGTCCTGAAATGAAATCCACCGGCGAAGCCATACGTTTCATTGATGATTTGAAAGATCCTTATTTCCGTCAGATTTATTCGGAACGAAATCTTTACCTGAGCCGATAA
- a CDS encoding alpha/beta hydrolase: MERSQFSKGPFVLDYLSFGSGPKTLICFHGFGRRAEDFLYFRKELESTYTVYSFFFFHHGRSEYPGDRIDKNTLRAEEWNELIRDFLNEKKIDRFSLMGYSMGGKLALSILERQSAHVDEIFLMAPDGIKTNFWYRFTSKNKLGNMIYRRVLKNPKPLFSLMNLMVKLRLVSSKLVRFAQSNLETREKRELVYKVWLTLRHVEPTVKTCSRIIAHQSIQCYLLFGKYDNVILPSTGIWFQKLSEGKAKFFEVECGHNMYNENSKAVLKKILS, encoded by the coding sequence GTGGAACGGTCGCAATTTTCGAAGGGGCCCTTTGTGCTCGATTATTTAAGCTTTGGAAGTGGTCCAAAAACCTTAATCTGTTTCCATGGATTCGGTCGAAGAGCAGAAGATTTTTTATACTTCCGCAAAGAGCTCGAATCAACTTACACCGTGTATTCTTTTTTCTTTTTTCACCACGGGCGATCGGAATATCCCGGTGATCGGATCGATAAAAACACACTCAGAGCAGAAGAATGGAATGAACTGATCCGGGACTTCCTGAATGAAAAAAAAATAGATCGCTTTTCTCTGATGGGATACAGTATGGGAGGCAAACTGGCGCTTTCGATTTTGGAACGGCAATCTGCCCATGTAGATGAAATTTTTCTGATGGCACCGGATGGAATAAAAACCAATTTCTGGTATCGCTTTACAAGTAAAAACAAATTGGGAAATATGATTTACCGAAGGGTTTTAAAAAATCCTAAACCATTATTCTCCCTCATGAATCTAATGGTAAAATTGCGATTGGTTTCATCGAAATTGGTTCGGTTTGCTCAAAGTAATTTAGAAACAAGAGAAAAAAGAGAATTGGTTTATAAAGTTTGGCTTACGCTCCGTCATGTAGAACCCACCGTTAAAACCTGCTCCCGTATCATAGCGCATCAATCGATTCAATGCTATCTGCTTTTTGGGAAATATGACAACGTAATTTTACCCTCTACAGGAATCTGGTTCCAAAAATTGAGTGAAGGAAAAGCAAAATTTTTCGAAGTGGAATGCGGACATAACATGTACAATGAGAACAGTAAAGCCGTATTAAAAAAGATCTTGAGCTAA
- a CDS encoding M20/M25/M40 family metallo-hydrolase, producing MFFIRTLATILFLGIHVFAWTQSNDSRKWIKDLASPELFGRGYVNHGDSLAAEYIAAEMKNLGALPVLNSYFQPFQFGVNTFPDTIELKMDGKTLIPGTDYIVDPNCPSVNATYKIKFYDPAHWENALTRHSSDEILVFSSKGITDKDSLKRYQEILKSCSEKYPVIRLQNKLTWSVGRKVSDVVKLDMLASSFPENAEMLHVKINNRFIPKYSTRNVWSIVPAKKKSDKYILITAHYDHLGMMGTQACFYGANDNASGIAQLLSLLKGIVKNPLKKFNVIFVAFAGEEAGLLGSSYMADHCPVDLKKIRFLFNLDLQGTGEEGATIVNATLHEKEFKLLTNLNKKTKSLVQIKPRGTAANSDHYPFSQKGVPAFFMYTMGGSKAYHDINDQADQLSLFAFDGITKLVDTFLRKLK from the coding sequence ATGTTTTTTATTCGGACACTAGCTACGATTCTGTTTTTGGGAATCCATGTTTTTGCATGGACACAATCCAACGATTCCCGTAAGTGGATCAAGGATCTTGCTTCTCCGGAATTGTTTGGCCGCGGTTATGTAAATCATGGCGATTCACTCGCTGCCGAATACATTGCTGCCGAAATGAAAAATCTCGGTGCCCTACCTGTTCTTAATTCCTATTTTCAGCCCTTTCAATTCGGAGTGAATACTTTTCCGGATACCATCGAACTGAAGATGGATGGAAAAACATTAATTCCGGGAACCGATTATATAGTAGATCCGAATTGTCCTTCAGTAAACGCCACTTATAAAATAAAATTTTACGATCCCGCTCATTGGGAAAATGCATTAACGCGACATTCATCCGATGAAATTCTGGTCTTTTCTTCGAAGGGAATTACGGATAAAGATTCCTTAAAACGATATCAGGAAATTTTGAAATCCTGTTCCGAAAAATATCCGGTTATTCGCCTGCAAAATAAACTGACATGGAGCGTGGGACGAAAAGTTTCTGACGTCGTAAAGCTGGATATGCTTGCTTCTTCTTTTCCTGAAAATGCTGAGATGCTTCATGTAAAAATCAATAACCGATTTATTCCCAAATACAGCACACGAAATGTATGGTCTATCGTCCCTGCAAAGAAAAAATCGGATAAATATATTCTGATCACTGCTCACTATGATCATTTGGGTATGATGGGTACACAAGCCTGTTTTTATGGTGCAAATGATAATGCCAGCGGAATTGCTCAGCTATTGTCCCTGCTAAAAGGAATAGTTAAAAATCCGCTTAAAAAATTCAATGTCATTTTTGTCGCTTTTGCGGGAGAAGAAGCAGGATTGCTGGGTTCTTCCTATATGGCAGATCATTGTCCGGTGGACTTAAAAAAAATCCGCTTTCTATTTAATCTCGATTTACAAGGCACTGGTGAAGAAGGAGCGACGATTGTCAATGCAACTTTGCATGAAAAGGAGTTTAAATTACTGACCAATCTGAATAAAAAAACGAAATCGCTGGTGCAGATTAAGCCGCGTGGTACTGCTGCCAATTCCGATCATTATCCCTTCTCACAAAAAGGAGTTCCTGCTTTTTTTATGTACACCATGGGAGGATCAAAAGCGTATCATGATATCAATGATCAGGCCGATCAATTATCACTTTTTGCATTTGATGGCATAACAAAATTGGTCGATACGTTTTTACGGAAATTAAAATAA
- a CDS encoding thymidine kinase, which yields MFLEHNNQGKKRGWIEVICGSMFSGKTEELIRRLKRAEFARQKVEIFKPTIDKRYHETEVVSHEGTTIRSTPVESSSEILLLATDVDVVGIDEAQFFDEELANVCNQLANNGVRVVIAGLDMDFLGKPFGVMPKLLAIAEYVTKVHAICMDCGELANHSHRTSKEEKLVLLGETDHYLPLCRSCFNKARGQQ from the coding sequence ATGTTCCTCGAGCACAATAATCAGGGAAAAAAAAGGGGCTGGATCGAAGTGATCTGTGGCTCGATGTTCTCCGGTAAAACCGAGGAATTGATCCGTCGTTTAAAGCGGGCTGAATTTGCGCGACAAAAGGTGGAGATTTTTAAACCTACCATCGACAAGCGTTACCATGAAACCGAAGTGGTATCGCATGAAGGAACAACAATTCGTTCCACACCCGTGGAATCCTCTTCCGAAATTTTACTTTTGGCCACCGATGTTGATGTGGTGGGTATTGATGAGGCACAATTTTTTGATGAAGAATTAGCCAATGTCTGCAACCAACTTGCCAATAACGGCGTGCGGGTTGTGATTGCCGGTTTAGATATGGATTTTCTTGGAAAACCATTTGGCGTGATGCCTAAATTATTGGCAATAGCAGAATATGTCACCAAAGTGCATGCGATATGTATGGATTGCGGTGAACTGGCCAATCATTCACATCGTACCAGTAAAGAAGAAAAACTGGTGCTACTCGGCGAAACAGATCATTATTTACCGCTCTGCCGATCTTGTTTTAATAAAGCAAGAGGTCAACAATGA